In Coleofasciculus sp. FACHB-1120, one genomic interval encodes:
- a CDS encoding alanine--glyoxylate aminotransferase family protein has product MDDKLMLMIPGPTPVPEQVLLALAKHPFGHRSSEFSKLMAEVTQNLKWLHQTENDVLMLTASGTGAMEAGIINFLSPGDRVLVGCNGKFGDRWAELSQAFGLNVDTVKAEWGQALDPEQFREKLEADTDKQIKAVIVTHSETSTGVLNDLETIIRHVKAHGEALTIVDAVTSLGAVHLPIDEWGIDVVGSGSQKGYMIPPGLAFVSVSPKAWEAYKTAKLPRYYLDLGKYRKDAAKNTTPFTPPVNLFVGLHVALKMMKAEGLESIFARHQRLMTATREAMNALSLPLFAPEGAGSPAITAVAPTGVDSEQIRSVMKKRFDIVLAGGQDHLKGKIFRIGHLGFVSDRDILAAVAALEATLREVGYEGFTPGAGVAAAARVFSTH; this is encoded by the coding sequence ATGGACGATAAGTTAATGTTGATGATTCCCGGCCCGACACCCGTGCCGGAACAGGTATTACTCGCCTTAGCCAAGCATCCATTTGGGCACCGCAGCAGTGAATTTAGCAAACTGATGGCTGAGGTGACGCAAAACCTGAAATGGTTGCACCAAACCGAGAATGACGTGCTGATGTTGACTGCCAGTGGCACGGGGGCGATGGAAGCTGGCATCATTAACTTCCTGAGTCCAGGTGATCGCGTTTTGGTTGGTTGTAATGGCAAATTTGGCGATCGCTGGGCGGAACTTAGCCAAGCTTTTGGTTTGAATGTTGATACGGTAAAAGCTGAGTGGGGTCAAGCTCTCGACCCAGAACAATTCCGGGAAAAACTCGAAGCCGATACCGATAAACAAATCAAAGCGGTCATTGTCACCCATAGCGAGACCTCTACCGGCGTTCTCAACGATCTGGAAACGATCATTCGTCACGTTAAAGCTCACGGTGAAGCTTTAACGATCGTTGATGCTGTTACCAGCTTGGGAGCTGTTCATCTGCCGATTGATGAATGGGGTATTGATGTGGTGGGATCTGGTTCCCAAAAAGGTTACATGATTCCCCCAGGACTCGCGTTTGTCTCTGTCAGCCCGAAAGCTTGGGAAGCTTACAAAACGGCTAAGTTGCCCCGCTACTACTTGGATTTAGGCAAGTACCGCAAAGATGCCGCCAAAAACACGACTCCTTTTACCCCGCCGGTGAACTTATTTGTGGGGCTGCACGTTGCCCTGAAAATGATGAAAGCTGAGGGTTTGGAGTCGATTTTTGCCCGTCACCAGCGGCTGATGACTGCGACCCGCGAGGCGATGAATGCGCTTTCGTTGCCGCTGTTTGCGCCTGAAGGTGCAGGTAGTCCAGCGATTACCGCTGTGGCACCGACTGGGGTGGATTCCGAGCAAATCCGTAGCGTGATGAAAAAGCGGTTCGACATCGTTCTGGCTGGCGGACAAGACCATCTCAAAGGCAAAATCTTCCGGATTGGGCACTTGGGCTTTGTGAGCGATCGCGATATCCTCGCTGCCGTTGCCGCTCTGGAAGCGACACTGCGAGAAGTCGGATACGAAGGCTTTACTCCCGGAGCCGGTGTTGCCGCTGCCGCTAGGGTATTTAGCACCCACTAG
- a CDS encoding RNA methyltransferase, with protein sequence MLTSLQNPLVKQIRKLHRSKERREQQIFLLEGTHLLEEACAVDYPLETVCCTPQWQERHQQLWEEACNRCQRAEVVSEEIVKAIATTIQPDGVIATAPRMSRQVSPLPVTGLGLILETVQDPGNLGTMIRTAAAAGADWLCVSEDSVDLDNPKVLRASAGQWFRLPMRISSDLIADISQCRERGMQVVATVPSATLTYWEVDLRRPTLILMGNEGAGLSSELVSLAQVQVTIPLSPGVESLNVAVAAALMLYEVKRQNGRS encoded by the coding sequence ATGTTGACGAGTCTCCAGAATCCTCTGGTCAAGCAAATTCGCAAGTTACACCGCTCGAAGGAACGGCGGGAGCAGCAAATATTTTTGTTGGAAGGAACGCATTTGCTGGAAGAAGCGTGTGCGGTTGATTATCCGTTAGAGACGGTATGCTGTACACCCCAATGGCAAGAACGTCACCAGCAACTGTGGGAAGAAGCTTGTAATCGGTGTCAGAGGGCGGAAGTGGTGAGCGAGGAAATTGTGAAAGCGATCGCTACCACGATTCAACCCGATGGTGTCATCGCGACAGCACCCCGGATGAGCCGCCAGGTGTCCCCATTGCCAGTTACGGGTTTGGGGCTAATTTTGGAAACCGTGCAAGATCCGGGCAACCTCGGCACGATGATTCGTACTGCCGCCGCTGCGGGTGCGGATTGGTTGTGTGTCAGTGAAGATAGTGTGGATCTGGACAATCCAAAGGTGCTGCGAGCCTCTGCTGGACAATGGTTTCGGCTACCGATGCGGATCAGTTCCGATTTGATCGCAGATATCTCTCAGTGTCGGGAACGAGGAATGCAAGTCGTGGCAACTGTGCCTAGTGCGACTTTAACCTACTGGGAGGTAGACTTACGCCGTCCCACGCTGATTTTGATGGGCAATGAAGGTGCTGGATTGTCTTCAGAGTTAGTTTCACTGGCACAGGTGCAAGTGACCATCCCCCTGAGTCCAGGAGTCGAGTCGCTAAACGTGGCTGTAGCAGCTGCTTTGATGTTGTACGAAGTAAAGCGTCAGAATGGCAGAAGTTAG
- the psb28 gene encoding photosystem II reaction center protein Psb28, translated as MTSNTPLIQFFEGIPEEISNVSLRRNRSSGVRTVLMTFNELKAIEKFNSFKNKFSNGLRLTDEEGEISVEPSSVKFVFSGPEGDDFQRLDCEFEIQREDHWERFMRFMNRYAEVNGMAYSDTKKTLDREATREA; from the coding sequence ATGACTTCTAATACACCCTTAATTCAATTTTTTGAAGGAATTCCTGAAGAAATCAGTAACGTCAGCTTACGGCGGAATCGCAGTTCTGGCGTCCGCACTGTATTGATGACATTTAACGAGCTGAAAGCCATAGAAAAATTCAACAGCTTTAAAAATAAGTTTTCTAATGGGCTGCGGTTAACGGATGAAGAAGGTGAAATCAGCGTTGAGCCTTCTTCTGTAAAATTTGTTTTCAGCGGGCCAGAAGGAGATGACTTTCAGCGGCTGGACTGCGAATTTGAAATTCAGCGAGAAGACCACTGGGAGAGATTCATGCGGTTTATGAATCGCTATGCTGAGGTAAATGGTATGGCTTACAGCGACACGAAAAAAACCCTCGATAGAGAGGCAACGAGAGAAGCATGA
- the lpdA gene encoding dihydrolipoyl dehydrogenase, with product MTQGFDYDLVIIGAGVGGHGAALHAVSCGLKTAIVEAADMGGTCVNRGCIPSKALLAASGRVRELRNAHHLKSLGIQVAGVEFDRQAIADHANNLVSKLRGDLTNSLKRLDVEILQGRGKIAGPQKVTISTGSGEKTVTAKDIIIASGSIPWVPPGIEIDGKTVFTSDDGVRLESLPSWIAIIGSGYIGLEFSDVYTALGAEVTMIEALPQLMPGFDRDIATIAERVLIKPRDIETKVGTLAKSVKPGSPVVIELADAKTKEVVDVLEVDACLVATGRIPDTKDLGLDAIGVETNRGFIPVDDRMAVLSGGEPVPHLWAIGDATGKMQLAHAASAQGVVAVENICGRHRLIDYHSIPAAAFTHPEISFVGKTELAAKEMGKEEGFEVAVAKSYFKGNSKAIAEGEADGMAKVIYRKDTGEVLGVHIIGMHAADLIHEAANAIAQRNSVQTLAYFVHAHPTLSEVLDEAYKRAVGSH from the coding sequence GTGACTCAAGGATTTGATTACGATTTAGTGATTATTGGAGCCGGTGTCGGCGGACATGGCGCTGCCCTACACGCCGTTTCCTGCGGTCTCAAAACCGCCATTGTGGAAGCAGCCGATATGGGCGGCACCTGCGTGAATCGGGGCTGCATTCCTTCTAAAGCTTTGTTGGCAGCATCCGGTCGAGTGCGAGAGTTACGCAATGCCCACCATCTGAAATCGCTGGGGATTCAAGTTGCAGGCGTTGAGTTTGACCGACAAGCGATCGCAGACCATGCTAATAACCTTGTCTCCAAGCTTCGCGGCGATTTGACAAACAGTTTGAAACGGCTGGACGTTGAGATTCTCCAAGGTCGGGGGAAAATCGCGGGACCGCAAAAAGTCACCATCAGCACGGGATCGGGTGAAAAAACCGTTACGGCAAAAGACATTATCATTGCCTCTGGATCAATTCCTTGGGTACCACCCGGAATTGAAATTGATGGCAAAACTGTTTTTACCAGCGACGACGGCGTGAGATTGGAGTCGCTACCTTCCTGGATTGCGATTATTGGCAGCGGTTACATTGGTCTAGAATTTTCAGATGTTTACACGGCATTAGGCGCTGAAGTCACCATGATTGAAGCTTTACCCCAGCTGATGCCAGGGTTTGACCGGGATATTGCCACAATTGCCGAAAGAGTCTTGATTAAGCCGCGCGACATTGAAACGAAAGTAGGCACTTTGGCGAAGAGCGTTAAACCCGGTTCTCCCGTGGTCATTGAGCTAGCCGACGCCAAAACTAAAGAAGTTGTGGATGTGCTGGAAGTAGACGCTTGCTTGGTCGCTACAGGTCGCATTCCGGATACGAAGGACTTAGGGCTGGACGCTATCGGCGTTGAGACAAACCGGGGCTTTATCCCTGTTGATGACCGGATGGCAGTCTTGTCTGGCGGCGAACCCGTGCCTCACCTGTGGGCGATTGGAGATGCTACGGGCAAGATGCAGCTGGCTCATGCGGCTTCTGCTCAAGGTGTTGTGGCGGTAGAGAATATCTGCGGGCGTCACCGTTTGATCGATTATCACAGCATCCCCGCTGCCGCCTTTACTCACCCAGAAATTAGCTTTGTCGGCAAGACAGAACTCGCGGCGAAAGAAATGGGGAAAGAGGAAGGATTTGAAGTTGCGGTGGCGAAGAGTTATTTCAAAGGAAACTCGAAAGCGATCGCAGAAGGGGAAGCCGATGGGATGGCAAAAGTAATTTACCGCAAAGATACAGGCGAAGTGCTGGGCGTCCACATCATCGGAATGCACGCAGCGGATTTGATTCACGAAGCCGCAAACGCGATCGCCCAACGCAATTCTGTCCAGACTCTGGCATACTTTGTCCACGCACACCCCACCCTCTCAGAAGTATTGGATGAAGCATACAAACGCGCTGTAGGTTCTCATTAA
- a CDS encoding TIGR01777 family oxidoreductase, with translation MKVAITGATGFVGSRLVERLHAQGNQILVFSRNPAKAKQVFPANTYPNLEIIAYTPTESGSWQQSITGCDAVVNLSGEPIAEKRWTPEQKQTILNSRKLGTQKIVEAINQANPKPTLLVNSSAIGYYGTSETAAFDETSAAGNDFLSTVCKEWETEAQKVKDSGTRLVIVRTGIVLGMGGALAKMLPPFKMFAGGPIGTGRQWFSWIHRDDLVNLILLALSHPEIEGVLNGTAPNPVRMNELAQTLGEVLNRPSWLPVPSFVLEGLLGDGAQVVLEGQQVLPKRTLSQSFEYQYPTLKPALTEIVKE, from the coding sequence ATGAAAGTAGCCATTACAGGAGCAACTGGATTTGTCGGCTCTCGGCTGGTAGAACGACTGCACGCTCAAGGAAATCAAATATTGGTTTTTAGCCGTAACCCTGCTAAAGCAAAGCAAGTCTTTCCTGCCAACACCTATCCCAATCTCGAAATTATTGCTTATACACCCACTGAATCAGGCTCCTGGCAACAGTCCATTACTGGATGTGATGCTGTGGTGAATCTATCGGGAGAACCGATTGCGGAAAAACGCTGGACTCCCGAACAAAAGCAGACGATTCTAAATAGCCGAAAGCTAGGGACACAAAAAATTGTAGAAGCGATTAATCAAGCCAATCCTAAGCCCACTCTCTTGGTTAATTCTTCTGCAATTGGCTACTACGGCACCAGCGAAACGGCTGCCTTTGATGAAACCAGCGCAGCCGGTAATGATTTTCTCAGCACTGTCTGCAAAGAGTGGGAAACAGAAGCCCAAAAAGTCAAAGACAGCGGCACGCGACTGGTAATTGTGCGAACTGGAATTGTCCTAGGAATGGGAGGCGCACTTGCCAAAATGCTTCCCCCGTTCAAAATGTTTGCTGGTGGCCCTATTGGTACAGGGCGTCAGTGGTTCTCGTGGATTCACCGAGACGATCTGGTGAATCTGATTTTATTGGCCCTCAGCCACCCGGAAATTGAAGGTGTCCTAAACGGTACAGCTCCAAATCCAGTCCGGATGAACGAATTGGCTCAAACTTTGGGGGAAGTGTTAAATCGACCCTCCTGGTTGCCAGTTCCCAGCTTTGTTTTAGAAGGTCTCTTAGGAGATGGTGCCCAAGTGGTTTTGGAAGGGCAACAAGTTCTTCCAAAACGCACCTTGTCACAAAGTTTTGAATATCAATATCCGACCCTAAAACCAGCGCTGACGGAAATTGTGAAGGAATAG
- a CDS encoding DUF5340 domain-containing protein, protein MEPIPLPSRIHYELLLQVLERQTAFAVSQKPAVREQVHQLISTLRKAMAQQKQLEQTCERTNLPVDYRWSLNNIAFEQPFDQPPSPDIVTGHREPKV, encoded by the coding sequence ATGGAGCCAATTCCTCTTCCGTCTCGTATCCACTACGAACTACTCTTGCAAGTGTTAGAGCGCCAAACTGCATTTGCGGTTAGTCAAAAACCGGCAGTGCGAGAGCAAGTTCACCAGCTAATTAGCACTCTCCGTAAAGCAATGGCTCAACAGAAGCAACTGGAACAAACTTGCGAACGAACAAATTTGCCGGTTGATTACCGTTGGTCTCTGAATAATATTGCCTTCGAGCAACCATTCGATCAACCACCGTCCCCGGATATTGTCACCGGACACCGGGAACCCAAGGTATAA
- a CDS encoding serine/threonine protein kinase, translating to MIGRLLDQRYQVVQALGAGGFGKTYIAKDTRRPGAPTCVVKHLKPASSDVNFLETARRLFTSEAETLEQLGNHDQIPRLLANFEENQEFYLVQEFIDGHPLSAELSPTYRWQEGQVIQMLQQVLSVLEFVHYNGVIHRDIKPDNLIRRNSDNKLVLVDFGAVKLLRTQTLINQAQASATVAIGTPGYMPTEQAQGRPRPNSDIYALGMIGIQALTGLMPLQLHEDPQTGETLWQHLVAVSPGLAGVLTKMTRYHFKDRYQSATEALQNLQQLLYGGGQPGVGVGYPPIEYTPTPPPPPTPPSEQKTFAVVPPQPTSQPTPKPISHEYSPPVVAPSSNKFPLAMGVIVTGLVFGVGAFFAIYPQFQQKSDGGSKSNPNEVVDKPQETCRVSEGPLNVRSSPNARVVGSVKQGTSLSVTGTEKNGWVPISSPVKGWVFSKFIDCGSSASATPKPSPTTTPKPSPETPKPAVDRGREIIAQATEKFQAGDFGGAIALVRSIPANSPAFGQAREALQEWPLNWSVAEGIYKDAQRAFEQGRWQDVIAAAKDPGLPQIKFWQDQLRQLAAQAEQKQNQQTPSPSPSESPTESPSPTESPSPIESPSPSESPSPTESPTTEPSS from the coding sequence ATGATCGGGCGTTTATTAGACCAGCGTTACCAAGTTGTCCAAGCCTTAGGTGCCGGTGGATTCGGAAAAACTTACATCGCCAAAGACACCCGCCGTCCTGGTGCCCCAACTTGTGTTGTCAAGCACCTCAAGCCTGCTAGTAGCGATGTTAATTTTTTGGAAACGGCTAGACGGTTATTCACCAGCGAAGCCGAAACCCTAGAACAACTAGGAAATCACGACCAAATCCCTAGATTATTAGCCAACTTTGAAGAAAACCAAGAATTTTACTTGGTACAAGAGTTCATCGATGGGCATCCCCTCAGCGCCGAACTCTCACCCACTTATCGTTGGCAAGAAGGTCAAGTCATCCAAATGCTACAACAAGTTTTGAGCGTTTTGGAATTTGTCCACTACAACGGCGTCATCCACCGCGACATCAAACCAGACAACTTAATCCGACGCAACTCAGATAACAAGTTAGTTTTAGTTGACTTTGGCGCAGTCAAGCTACTGCGGACTCAAACCCTCATCAATCAAGCACAAGCCAGTGCCACCGTTGCCATTGGCACTCCCGGCTATATGCCAACTGAACAAGCGCAAGGCAGACCCCGCCCTAATAGCGATATTTATGCTTTGGGCATGATTGGCATCCAGGCGCTGACGGGGCTAATGCCACTGCAATTGCACGAAGATCCCCAGACGGGCGAGACTCTCTGGCAGCATCTGGTGGCGGTCAGTCCAGGGTTAGCAGGTGTTTTAACAAAAATGACCCGCTACCACTTCAAAGACCGCTATCAGTCAGCAACGGAAGCACTACAAAACTTGCAACAGCTACTCTATGGGGGTGGACAGCCAGGAGTGGGGGTTGGATATCCACCCATCGAGTACACACCCACTCCCCCACCGCCGCCAACTCCACCGTCTGAACAGAAAACCTTTGCAGTCGTTCCTCCACAACCCACATCACAACCTACTCCAAAACCAATCAGTCACGAGTACAGTCCTCCTGTTGTTGCTCCCTCGTCTAATAAATTTCCCCTAGCGATGGGGGTCATTGTGACTGGTTTGGTTTTTGGCGTCGGGGCATTCTTCGCTATTTATCCACAATTTCAACAAAAGAGTGATGGAGGGTCTAAGAGCAATCCGAATGAAGTGGTAGACAAACCACAAGAAACTTGCAGAGTTTCAGAGGGTCCCTTAAATGTACGTTCTAGCCCTAACGCTAGGGTAGTAGGCAGCGTCAAACAAGGGACAAGTTTATCTGTTACCGGGACTGAAAAAAATGGGTGGGTGCCGATTAGTTCGCCCGTAAAGGGATGGGTCTTTAGCAAGTTTATCGATTGTGGCTCATCTGCCTCAGCAACTCCCAAGCCTTCTCCCACAACCACTCCTAAACCTTCTCCAGAAACGCCGAAACCTGCCGTCGATCGGGGACGGGAGATTATTGCACAAGCAACGGAAAAATTTCAAGCGGGAGATTTCGGCGGCGCGATCGCTCTCGTTAGATCCATTCCTGCTAACAGTCCTGCTTTCGGACAAGCGAGGGAAGCGCTGCAAGAGTGGCCCCTGAATTGGTCAGTTGCAGAAGGGATATATAAGGATGCCCAAAGAGCTTTCGAGCAAGGTCGGTGGCAAGACGTCATTGCTGCTGCAAAAGACCCTGGACTTCCGCAGATTAAATTTTGGCAAGATCAGTTACGCCAATTAGCTGCACAAGCCGAGCAAAAACAGAACCAACAAACACCTTCTCCCAGTCCCAGCGAAAGCCCCACCGAGAGTCCCAGCCCCACTGAAAGTCCTAGTCCAATTGAGAGTCCCAGTCCCAGCGAAAGCCCTAGCCCGACTGAGAGTCCAACAACTGAGCCTTCCTCGTGA
- the trpC gene encoding indole-3-glycerol phosphate synthase TrpC, whose protein sequence is MQIRRRPPNPSIAISTLRYQVAVPDAKPLHILEEIVWQKETEVDKMRERLPLVELRRQVQNAPAPRDFIGALRQGKTKPALIAEVKKASPSKGVIREDFDPVAIATAYQQGGATCLSVLTDQKFFSGSFENLTAVRAAVDLPVLCKDFLIYPYQIYLARRHGADAVLLIAGILSDQDLQYFVKITNALRMTPLIEVHTLAELDRVLSLEGVTLVGINNRNLEDFSVDLQTTCQILAARGSELRDRAIAVVSESGLHTPSDLHLVLQAGADAVLIGESLVKQSDPAVGIAKLFS, encoded by the coding sequence ATGCAAATTCGCCGTCGTCCCCCAAATCCATCGATTGCCATCAGCACTTTACGCTACCAGGTTGCCGTACCTGATGCCAAACCACTCCACATTCTGGAGGAAATTGTCTGGCAGAAAGAAACGGAAGTTGACAAGATGCGAGAACGCCTCCCCTTAGTGGAGTTGCGGCGTCAAGTGCAGAATGCGCCTGCGCCTCGCGATTTTATCGGAGCTTTGCGACAAGGGAAGACAAAACCTGCCTTAATTGCAGAAGTCAAAAAGGCTTCCCCCAGCAAAGGAGTGATTCGGGAAGATTTCGATCCAGTGGCGATCGCGACTGCTTACCAGCAAGGGGGAGCCACCTGTTTATCAGTCTTAACCGATCAAAAATTTTTCTCTGGGAGTTTTGAAAATTTGACGGCTGTTCGCGCTGCCGTAGACTTGCCGGTTTTATGTAAGGATTTTTTGATATATCCTTACCAAATTTATCTCGCCCGACGCCACGGAGCCGATGCCGTGCTGCTGATTGCAGGAATTCTCAGCGATCAAGACCTCCAATACTTTGTCAAAATTACCAATGCTTTGAGGATGACACCGCTGATTGAGGTGCATACTCTAGCCGAATTAGACCGGGTATTATCCCTAGAAGGCGTTACCCTAGTTGGTATAAATAATCGCAATCTGGAAGATTTTTCCGTAGACTTGCAAACAACCTGCCAGATTTTAGCGGCGCGAGGTAGCGAGTTGCGGGATCGGGCGATCGCTGTCGTTAGCGAATCAGGTCTGCACACCCCATCTGACCTTCACTTGGTTCTGCAAGCGGGTGCTGATGCGGTGCTGATTGGTGAGTCTTTGGTGAAACAGTCCGACCCTGCTGTTGGCATTGCCAAGCTGTTTTCTTAA
- the murA gene encoding UDP-N-acetylglucosamine 1-carboxyvinyltransferase, translating to MEDRPINPPLSLTDTQSLPEEDKSVLHIWGRASLQGHVKISGAKNAALAIMAGALLCPEDCRIRNVPSLVDVKRMGQILSSLDLKLEWNGDILDINASHIGQSKAPYELVSQLRASFFIVGPMLARLGVARVPLPGGCAIGARPVDLHVRGLRDMGADVQIDHGMVNAHVTGSNRRLKGAKIYLDYPSVGATETLMMAATLAEGETILENAAQEPEVVDLANFCIAMGARIRGAGTNTIVISGVPSLHSVDYSIIPDRIEAGTLLVAGAITHSELSLSPIVPDHLTAVIAKLREIGATVLEDAPDRLRIIGGQTHAATDIETLPYPGFPTDMQAQFMALLTLSEGDSVISETVFENRLRHVAELNRMGADIRVKGNHAIVRGVPMLSGAPVLATDLRASAALVLAALAAEGKTIIRGLQHLDRGYEKLEDKLRHLGAKLQRVQDDDSLPVEGLKVEDGSLPVEGLKVEN from the coding sequence TTGGAGGACAGACCTATTAACCCCCCTCTCAGCCTGACCGATACCCAATCTCTGCCCGAAGAAGACAAGTCCGTTTTGCACATTTGGGGTAGAGCTTCCTTGCAAGGGCACGTCAAGATTAGCGGCGCAAAGAACGCGGCACTAGCGATCATGGCAGGAGCCTTGCTGTGTCCTGAAGATTGCCGAATCCGTAACGTTCCCTCGCTTGTCGATGTCAAGCGCATGGGTCAAATTCTGTCGTCCCTAGACCTGAAGCTGGAATGGAATGGCGACATCCTCGACATCAACGCTAGCCACATTGGACAATCAAAAGCGCCCTACGAGTTAGTTTCTCAGCTACGAGCCAGTTTCTTTATCGTTGGCCCAATGCTGGCGCGACTGGGTGTAGCAAGAGTTCCACTCCCAGGCGGTTGTGCTATCGGTGCCAGACCCGTCGATCTTCATGTCCGAGGTTTGCGGGACATGGGGGCAGATGTCCAAATTGATCATGGGATGGTCAATGCCCATGTAACCGGCAGCAATCGAAGATTAAAGGGAGCCAAAATTTATCTAGACTATCCCAGTGTTGGTGCGACAGAGACACTGATGATGGCGGCAACCCTAGCAGAGGGAGAAACAATCCTAGAAAATGCCGCTCAAGAGCCAGAAGTCGTGGATCTGGCTAATTTCTGCATTGCAATGGGAGCGCGGATTCGTGGTGCAGGCACCAATACAATTGTGATTTCTGGCGTCCCCAGCTTACATTCTGTGGACTACAGCATCATTCCCGACCGGATTGAGGCGGGGACATTACTCGTTGCTGGGGCGATTACCCATTCAGAACTGAGCCTGTCCCCAATTGTTCCAGACCATCTCACCGCTGTGATTGCCAAGCTGCGGGAAATTGGGGCAACGGTACTCGAAGACGCACCCGACCGCCTGCGGATTATCGGAGGGCAAACACACGCAGCAACAGATATTGAAACATTGCCCTATCCTGGTTTCCCCACGGATATGCAGGCACAGTTTATGGCTTTGCTAACCCTCAGTGAAGGGGACAGCGTGATTAGCGAAACGGTTTTTGAAAACCGATTGCGTCATGTGGCAGAGTTGAATCGCATGGGTGCAGACATTCGCGTCAAAGGCAATCATGCAATCGTGCGAGGGGTGCCAATGTTATCGGGGGCACCTGTATTGGCTACTGATTTACGTGCTTCGGCGGCGTTGGTTTTGGCAGCGCTGGCGGCAGAAGGAAAAACAATCATTCGAGGATTGCAGCATCTAGATCGGGGTTACGAAAAGCTGGAGGATAAACTGCGGCACTTGGGAGCTAAACTACAGCGGGTGCAGGATGATGACAGTTTGCCAGTTGAAGGTTTGAAGGTTGAAGATGGCAGCCTGCCGGTTGAAGGTTTGAAAGTTGAAAATTGA
- a CDS encoding heterodisulfide reductase-related iron-sulfur binding cluster, translated as MQTSENSLTNSDDSNPIKIHGFDDDHPPNPKLIDSCVHCGFCLSTCPSYRVIGKEMDSPRGRIYLMDAINKGEISLNTATVQHFDSCLGCLACVTTCPSGVQYDKLITAMRPQIERNYERSLPDKLYRKLIFSLFPYPNRLRVLLAPLMVYQKLGLQKLVRSTGLLQRLSSRLAAMESNLQEITPSTFVDTLPEMIPAEGEKRYRVGVILGCVQRLFFSKVNEATVRVLTANGCEVVIPKSQGCCAALPHHQGQEEQAKAIARQMIDSFEGTNVDAIIINAAGCGHTLKEYGHLLQDDPDYQEKAVKFAAKVKDAQEFLYEAGITAKLSPLSDKPLTLVYQDACHLLHGQKISVQPRQLLRQIPGVQLREPIDAALCCGSAGVYNMLQPEVAGELGKQKVENLLNTGAELIASANPGCTIQISKHLELQEKAIPIMHPVELLDLSIRGVKLHK; from the coding sequence ATGCAAACATCAGAGAATTCTTTAACAAATTCAGATGACTCAAACCCAATTAAAATTCATGGGTTCGATGACGATCATCCACCCAATCCCAAGTTAATTGATAGCTGCGTTCACTGTGGTTTTTGTCTGTCTACTTGTCCCAGCTATCGGGTGATTGGCAAAGAGATGGATTCTCCCAGAGGCAGAATTTATCTCATGGATGCTATTAACAAAGGTGAGATTTCTCTGAATACTGCCACAGTACAGCATTTTGACTCTTGCTTAGGATGTCTTGCCTGTGTCACAACCTGTCCTTCTGGCGTGCAGTATGACAAGTTGATTACTGCCATGCGTCCCCAGATTGAACGCAATTATGAGCGCAGTTTGCCAGACAAGTTGTATCGAAAACTAATTTTTTCCCTATTTCCTTATCCTAATCGGCTGCGAGTTTTGCTAGCGCCTCTGATGGTTTATCAGAAATTAGGTTTGCAAAAATTGGTTCGTTCGACTGGATTACTCCAACGCCTTTCTTCCCGCTTGGCAGCGATGGAATCAAATCTGCAAGAAATTACTCCCAGTACCTTTGTAGACACTCTACCAGAGATGATTCCGGCTGAGGGTGAGAAACGCTATCGCGTAGGCGTTATTTTGGGCTGCGTGCAACGTCTATTCTTCTCAAAGGTCAATGAAGCAACGGTGCGGGTGTTAACCGCTAATGGCTGTGAAGTCGTGATTCCGAAGTCTCAGGGGTGTTGTGCTGCATTGCCACATCACCAAGGACAGGAAGAACAAGCAAAAGCGATCGCTCGCCAAATGATTGATAGTTTTGAAGGTACAAACGTTGATGCCATCATCATCAATGCTGCCGGGTGCGGTCATACTCTAAAAGAATACGGACACCTGCTACAAGATGACCCCGATTATCAAGAGAAAGCCGTAAAATTTGCCGCTAAAGTAAAAGACGCTCAAGAGTTTCTGTACGAAGCCGGAATAACTGCGAAACTTTCCCCGCTTTCTGATAAACCGTTGACTTTAGTTTATCAAGATGCCTGTCATTTATTGCATGGGCAAAAAATTAGCGTACAACCGCGCCAATTATTGCGACAAATTCCAGGCGTTCAACTGCGGGAACCCATTGATGCAGCTTTGTGTTGTGGTAGTGCTGGGGTTTACAATATGCTGCAACCTGAAGTTGCTGGAGAATTGGGTAAGCAAAAAGTTGAGAACCTTCTCAATACGGGTGCTGAATTAATTGCTTCGGCAAATCCCGGTTGTACGATCCAAATTAGTAAGCATTTAGAACTGCAAGAAAAGGCGATTCCCATCATGCACCCCGTTGAGTTGTTGGATTTGTCAATTCGGGGAGTGAAACTGCACAAGTAG